The following proteins are encoded in a genomic region of Acetobacter oryzoeni:
- the carA gene encoding glutamine-hydrolyzing carbamoyl-phosphate synthase small subunit, with product MPLSIDTIIARIGGPDATAKLTGVGTEAIRKWRQAQAIPPRHWPVIAQATGLSLEDLQPIPTDRPSPHAGDSKTGSSMPDARPEGATAALVLADGTVLWGKGFGAFTSKPSIGEICFSTGMTGYQETLTDPSFAGQIITFTFPHIGNVGANAEDDEAAKVFARGLVVKEDPTAPANWRATESLDTWLKERGVSGIAGVDTRSLTLKIRDKGAQTAALVFPQDGKFDLDAVLAEAKAWPGLEGMDLAKEVTCAAPYAWTESMWEWPKGSKEAPTNRRKVVAVDYGAKRNILRCLVAAGCDVTVVPATTTGEEILALKPEGVFLSNGPGDPAATATYAVPAIKAVLDAGVPLFGICLGHQLLARALGAKTYKMERGHRGANQPVQDLATKRVEITSQNHGFAVDADTLPADAHVTHVSLFDGSNEGLASDKYPAFSVQYHPEASPGPSDSFYLFKRFVTLIDLNSAKK from the coding sequence ATGCCCTTGTCCATAGATACCATTATCGCCCGGATTGGCGGCCCAGATGCCACAGCCAAGCTGACAGGCGTTGGCACAGAAGCCATCCGCAAATGGCGGCAGGCGCAGGCTATTCCGCCCCGCCACTGGCCAGTTATTGCGCAGGCCACCGGCCTTTCCCTGGAAGACCTCCAGCCCATTCCGACAGACCGACCCTCCCCCCATGCGGGAGATAGCAAGACAGGATCATCCATGCCCGACGCCCGCCCCGAAGGCGCCACCGCCGCGCTTGTTCTCGCAGATGGAACCGTATTGTGGGGGAAAGGCTTTGGCGCTTTTACCTCCAAACCCTCCATTGGCGAAATCTGCTTTTCAACCGGCATGACCGGGTATCAGGAAACACTGACGGACCCATCTTTTGCCGGGCAGATCATTACCTTCACCTTTCCCCATATCGGGAATGTGGGCGCAAATGCCGAAGATGATGAAGCCGCAAAAGTGTTTGCCCGCGGCCTTGTGGTGAAGGAAGACCCCACAGCACCGGCCAACTGGCGCGCAACAGAAAGCCTTGATACGTGGCTGAAGGAACGCGGCGTTTCCGGCATTGCCGGTGTGGATACCCGCTCCCTCACCCTGAAAATCCGTGACAAGGGTGCGCAAACGGCCGCGCTGGTTTTCCCGCAGGATGGCAAGTTTGATCTGGATGCCGTTTTGGCAGAAGCCAAAGCATGGCCCGGCCTTGAAGGCATGGACCTTGCCAAGGAAGTGACCTGCGCCGCCCCATATGCGTGGACAGAAAGCATGTGGGAATGGCCCAAAGGCAGCAAGGAAGCCCCCACAAACCGCCGCAAGGTTGTGGCTGTAGATTACGGTGCAAAACGTAACATCCTGCGTTGCCTTGTGGCCGCTGGATGCGACGTAACCGTTGTGCCCGCCACCACTACGGGTGAAGAAATTCTGGCCCTTAAGCCAGAAGGCGTGTTCCTATCCAACGGCCCGGGAGATCCGGCAGCAACTGCCACATATGCTGTGCCCGCCATTAAAGCTGTGCTGGATGCTGGCGTGCCACTGTTTGGCATCTGCCTTGGCCATCAGCTTCTGGCCCGTGCGTTGGGTGCAAAAACATATAAGATGGAACGCGGCCACCGCGGGGCCAACCAGCCGGTGCAGGATCTGGCCACCAAACGGGTGGAAATTACCAGCCAGAACCACGGGTTCGCCGTGGATGCTGATACCCTGCCTGCCGATGCCCATGTGACGCATGTCAGCCTGTTTGATGGATCAAACGAAGGCTTGGCATCAGACAAGTATCCGGCGTTTTCCGTGCAGTATCACCCCGAAGCCAGCCCCGGCCCGTCTGACAGCTTCTATCTGTTCAAACGCTTTGTCACCCTGATCGACCTTAACAGCGCCAAGAAATAA
- a CDS encoding GatB/YqeY domain-containing protein has product MTLRERLMADLKTAMKAGESARVATIRMITAKLKDVEIAGRAKGQEGLNENEAIAALRGMVKSRTESAGMYRDGGRPELAEKEEAEINVIRGYLPPEMDEASLKAAVDEAVSAVKAESLKDMGKVMAELKNKFGVALDMGKASAAVKARLG; this is encoded by the coding sequence ATGACATTACGTGAACGCCTGATGGCAGACCTGAAAACAGCCATGAAAGCAGGCGAAAGCGCCCGTGTGGCCACAATCCGGATGATTACGGCCAAGCTGAAAGATGTGGAAATTGCAGGCCGCGCCAAAGGGCAGGAAGGCCTGAATGAAAACGAAGCCATTGCCGCCCTGCGCGGAATGGTAAAGTCCCGCACGGAATCTGCTGGCATGTACCGTGATGGCGGCCGCCCTGAACTGGCGGAAAAGGAAGAAGCAGAAATTAATGTCATCCGTGGTTATCTGCCGCCAGAAATGGATGAAGCTTCCCTGAAGGCTGCGGTGGATGAAGCCGTTTCTGCCGTAAAGGCCGAAAGCCTGAAGGATATGGGCAAGGTGATGGCTGAACTGAAAAACAAGTTCGGCGTGGCGCTGGATATGGGCAAAGCCAGTGCTGCTGTCAAAGCGCGTCTGGGCTAA
- the dnaG gene encoding DNA primase, which produces MAIDSAFLDELRARTPIASVIGRRVKLARSGRNWKGCCPFHGEKTPSFYVYDDHFHCFGCGVHGDVISFVMQMEGKNFPEAVEELASSAGMEVPKDTRRTQEEVAHVRSLEDVLAATQEIWSRALYKPEGRAGLDYLLGRGLTRETLETFGLGWASERRGELVSALAPKGITPEMMAEAGLMRVDEHGHPKGELFWGRVTFPIRDRKGRLVSFGGRILGDGQPKYLNGPETPVFSKRRLLFGLDRARAAVRAPRPKGVLAPDLVVVEGYMDVIALHQAGFTGAVAPLGTALTPEQLEALWQVDRAPILCFDGDAAGRRAAVKAAETGLPLLKQDYSLRICLLPDGEDPDSLVRTRGQQAVAEMFAAAQPLSEVLFDLLSAGINNPGPEERAALRRRLTEVAALIPDKMLASEYRSTLLDRFFTTFRRGGGGKWNGPQGRKANVPASVPGAVPVNMDQARERQRLMLELLLFHPVLVPEVEEALCRLDLPEEFAEVRALLLDLSAEGELPDNAAALYAWLQAEGAEETIRAVMRESYSAMSESDAEDPAHTVAARTQWWHFYGLLYGPQFIQEVNREIARFVEKGGDSAEWQRLQARLEAMERLKRGGVDDTEL; this is translated from the coding sequence ATGGCGATTGATTCAGCTTTTCTGGATGAATTGCGGGCCCGCACGCCCATTGCGTCCGTTATCGGGCGCAGGGTCAAGCTGGCCCGCTCCGGGCGGAACTGGAAAGGGTGTTGCCCCTTTCACGGTGAAAAAACGCCTTCCTTTTACGTATATGATGATCATTTCCACTGCTTTGGCTGCGGCGTGCATGGAGATGTCATCTCCTTTGTCATGCAGATGGAAGGCAAGAACTTCCCTGAAGCTGTAGAGGAATTAGCCTCCAGCGCAGGCATGGAAGTGCCAAAGGATACGCGCCGCACGCAGGAAGAAGTGGCGCATGTGCGCTCGCTGGAAGATGTGCTGGCTGCTACGCAGGAAATTTGGTCCCGCGCTTTATACAAGCCGGAAGGGCGCGCCGGGCTGGATTACCTGCTGGGGCGCGGTCTCACGCGGGAAACGCTGGAAACCTTTGGCTTGGGTTGGGCGAGCGAGCGGCGGGGAGAACTGGTTTCTGCCCTCGCGCCCAAAGGTATTACACCCGAGATGATGGCTGAAGCTGGCCTGATGCGGGTGGATGAGCACGGCCACCCCAAGGGCGAGTTGTTCTGGGGGCGAGTCACTTTCCCCATTCGGGATCGCAAAGGGCGGTTGGTTTCCTTTGGTGGGCGTATTCTGGGTGATGGGCAGCCCAAATACCTTAATGGGCCGGAAACCCCTGTTTTTTCCAAACGGCGGCTGTTGTTCGGGCTGGATCGTGCCCGCGCTGCTGTGCGTGCGCCGCGGCCCAAAGGTGTGTTGGCGCCGGATCTGGTGGTGGTGGAAGGGTATATGGATGTTATTGCCCTACATCAGGCCGGTTTTACGGGGGCTGTGGCCCCGCTGGGCACAGCATTAACGCCTGAACAGCTAGAGGCGCTCTGGCAGGTCGATCGTGCACCCATTCTGTGTTTTGATGGGGATGCAGCCGGGCGCAGGGCGGCAGTTAAAGCGGCGGAAACCGGGCTGCCGCTGCTCAAGCAGGATTATTCCCTGCGCATTTGCCTCCTGCCAGATGGAGAAGATCCAGATAGCCTGGTGCGCACACGCGGGCAGCAGGCTGTGGCGGAGATGTTTGCTGCAGCGCAGCCTCTATCTGAAGTGCTGTTCGATCTGCTGAGCGCAGGCATCAACAATCCGGGGCCGGAAGAGCGCGCAGCCCTGCGGCGTAGGCTCACGGAAGTTGCCGCCCTTATTCCAGATAAAATGCTGGCGTCTGAATATCGCTCCACATTGCTGGATCGGTTTTTTACAACCTTCCGGCGTGGCGGTGGCGGCAAATGGAACGGGCCGCAGGGGCGTAAAGCCAATGTGCCAGCCTCGGTGCCTGGTGCCGTGCCAGTTAACATGGATCAAGCGCGAGAGCGCCAGCGCCTGATGCTGGAGTTGTTGCTGTTTCATCCCGTATTGGTGCCGGAGGTGGAGGAAGCTCTGTGTCGGCTGGATTTGCCAGAAGAATTTGCCGAGGTGCGTGCCCTGTTGCTGGATCTTTCTGCCGAGGGTGAGTTGCCAGACAATGCTGCGGCATTATATGCATGGTTACAGGCGGAAGGGGCGGAGGAAACCATTCGCGCTGTCATGCGTGAAAGCTACTCTGCGATGTCGGAAAGTGATGCAGAAGACCCGGCACACACTGTTGCGGCAAGAACACAGTGGTGGCATTTTTATGGTTTGCTCTACGGGCCGCAATTTATTCAGGAAGTAAATCGTGAGATTGCGCGTTTTGTTGAAAAAGGCGGAGATTCCGCTGAATGGCAACGGTTACAGGCGCGGCTAGAGGCAATGGAGCGCCTGAAACGCGGCGGTGTGGACGACACCGAGCTATAA
- the rpoD gene encoding RNA polymerase sigma factor RpoD encodes MATKTASTNAAQEQDGDTTLLDTRSSAVKKLIAKGRERGCITFDELNAVLPQDKMSSEQIEDIMAVLSEMGIQVVENEDNDNEEAEPKKAAAESEDAEEEAETEAEAESESPTGNVNAESVGRTDDPVRMYLREMGTVELLSREGEIAIAKRIEAGRDEMIGGLCESPLTFRAIISWHEMIRNNEMLLRDIVDLEAMQSGGNPLEEGGDGTFSEAESDSDAEETEEPENEGEGDIESEGSGLSLSALEEKLKPEILAHFDEIEPLYAELRKLQVQRIEALTSGEDVDGNFEENYVALREKLVGKVEQVHLHNNRIEDLVAQLKQMFQKLNMLEGRMLRLAESCRVSREDFLLKYRGRELDPGWMDMVSGLSGRSWKNFVAKHANTVVGLRDQVAQLAQETGLPIGEFRRVYATVARGERDSARAKKEMIEANLRLVISIAKKYTNRGLQFLDLIQEGNIGLMKAVDKFEYRRGYKFSTYATWWIRQAITRSIADQARTIRIPVHMIETINKLVRTSRQMLHEIGREPAPEELAEKLGMPLEKVRKVLKIAKEPISLETPIGDEEDSHLGDFIEDKTAIIPLDAAIQTNLREATTRVLASLTPREERVLRMRFGIGMNTDHTLEEVGQQFNVTRERIRQIEAKALRKLKHPSRSRKLRSFLDDN; translated from the coding sequence ATGGCGACAAAAACGGCATCAACCAACGCAGCGCAGGAACAGGATGGTGATACCACCCTGCTTGATACGCGGTCTTCTGCAGTCAAAAAACTGATTGCCAAAGGGCGTGAGCGCGGGTGCATCACGTTTGATGAGCTCAATGCCGTTCTCCCGCAGGACAAAATGTCTTCTGAACAGATTGAAGACATTATGGCCGTGCTGTCTGAAATGGGTATTCAGGTTGTCGAAAACGAAGATAACGACAATGAAGAGGCTGAACCCAAAAAAGCCGCCGCTGAAAGCGAAGATGCAGAGGAAGAAGCTGAGACCGAAGCCGAAGCTGAATCCGAAAGCCCAACCGGTAACGTAAACGCCGAAAGCGTAGGCCGTACGGATGACCCCGTGCGTATGTATCTGCGCGAAATGGGCACGGTGGAACTGCTCTCCCGCGAGGGCGAAATTGCCATTGCCAAACGGATTGAGGCTGGCCGGGATGAAATGATTGGCGGCTTGTGTGAAAGCCCGCTGACATTCCGCGCCATCATCTCCTGGCATGAGATGATCCGTAACAATGAAATGCTGCTGCGTGACATTGTGGATCTGGAAGCCATGCAAAGTGGTGGCAACCCGTTGGAAGAAGGCGGAGACGGCACGTTTAGCGAAGCCGAATCTGATTCTGATGCGGAAGAAACAGAAGAACCCGAAAATGAGGGCGAAGGCGATATTGAAAGCGAAGGTAGCGGCCTTTCCCTTTCTGCGCTGGAAGAAAAGCTCAAGCCCGAAATTCTGGCACATTTTGATGAAATTGAGCCGCTTTATGCCGAACTGCGCAAGTTGCAGGTGCAGCGGATTGAAGCCCTGACATCTGGTGAAGATGTTGATGGCAATTTTGAAGAAAACTACGTTGCCCTGCGCGAAAAACTGGTGGGCAAGGTAGAGCAGGTTCACCTGCATAATAACCGGATTGAAGATCTGGTAGCCCAGCTTAAGCAGATGTTCCAGAAGCTGAACATGCTGGAAGGGCGTATGCTGCGTCTGGCAGAAAGCTGCCGTGTCTCGCGTGAAGATTTCTTGCTGAAATACCGTGGCCGTGAGCTTGATCCGGGCTGGATGGACATGGTTTCTGGCCTGTCTGGTCGTTCATGGAAGAACTTTGTGGCCAAGCACGCCAATACGGTGGTGGGGCTGCGTGATCAGGTTGCACAGCTGGCGCAGGAAACGGGTTTGCCGATTGGTGAATTCCGCCGTGTATATGCAACGGTAGCCCGTGGCGAGCGTGATTCTGCCCGCGCTAAAAAGGAAATGATTGAAGCCAACCTGCGGCTGGTTATTTCCATTGCCAAAAAATATACCAACCGCGGCCTTCAGTTCCTTGATCTGATTCAGGAAGGCAATATCGGCCTGATGAAGGCGGTGGATAAGTTTGAATACCGCCGTGGCTACAAGTTCTCCACCTATGCAACGTGGTGGATCAGGCAGGCTATTACGCGCTCCATTGCGGATCAGGCTCGTACAATCCGTATTCCGGTGCATATGATCGAAACGATCAACAAGCTGGTGCGTACTTCCCGCCAGATGCTGCATGAAATCGGGCGTGAACCTGCGCCGGAAGAACTGGCTGAAAAGCTGGGTATGCCGCTGGAAAAAGTGCGCAAGGTACTGAAAATTGCCAAGGAGCCCATCTCCCTCGAAACCCCGATCGGGGATGAGGAAGATAGCCATCTGGGTGATTTCATCGAGGATAAAACAGCTATTATCCCGCTGGATGCCGCTATTCAGACCAACCTGCGTGAAGCCACAACCCGTGTTCTGGCTTCTCTTACCCCGCGTGAAGAACGCGTGCTGCGTATGCGCTTTGGTATTGGTATGAACACCGACCATACGCTGGAAGAAGTTGGCCAGCAGTTTAACGTAACGCGTGAACGTATCCGCCAGATTGAAGCCAAGGCCCTGCGTAAGCTCAAACATCCAAGCCGTAGCCGTAAGCTGCGTTCCTTCCTGGATGATAACTGA
- a CDS encoding GNAT family N-acetyltransferase yields the protein MITDLNFNPESTTRMKVVVTFMRMFSPPQHAPLVLPEGWHVQEHLRPDVAGYRLLQDRVGRDYCWWMRQAASDATLARFLETAPVNIGLLRQKQQIRGFFELDLADPQSVNLSYFGLFPEAIGQGVGRAFLDNVLRLAWQGGPQSVRVNTCTADHPRALALYQQAGFKIMRRVQEVWDVPDRLGIPVPQHLRV from the coding sequence ATGATAACTGATCTAAACTTTAACCCCGAATCCACAACGCGCATGAAGGTGGTTGTGACCTTCATGCGCATGTTTTCTCCGCCGCAGCACGCGCCTCTGGTGTTGCCAGAAGGATGGCATGTGCAGGAGCATCTTCGGCCCGATGTGGCTGGGTATCGGCTTTTGCAGGATCGGGTTGGGCGAGACTATTGCTGGTGGATGCGGCAGGCGGCATCAGATGCCACTTTGGCGCGTTTTTTGGAAACAGCGCCTGTCAACATTGGCCTGTTGCGGCAAAAGCAGCAGATCCGTGGTTTTTTCGAACTGGATCTGGCAGACCCGCAATCTGTAAACCTTTCTTATTTTGGTCTTTTTCCTGAAGCGATTGGCCAAGGGGTGGGGCGCGCTTTTCTGGATAACGTGCTGCGTTTGGCATGGCAGGGCGGCCCGCAATCTGTGCGCGTCAACACCTGCACGGCAGATCATCCGCGGGCGTTGGCTTTGTATCAGCAGGCAGGTTTCAAGATTATGCGCCGCGTGCAAGAGGTATGGGATGTGCCAGATCGGCTGGGCATTCCCGTTCCTCAGCATCTGCGTGTATGA
- the rpsF gene encoding 30S ribosomal protein S6: MPLYETVLIARNDISQQQVDAILDGIAAQIEADGGAVRKREYWGLRSLAYRIKKNRKGHYALLGLEARSELVKEIERQLALNEDVLRLLTLRVEEIDETPSPVLSRKGDDRGDRGGFRGPKQAGGRFESGRGRRSGGEDRSNAEQPADNAAAE; encoded by the coding sequence ATGCCACTTTATGAAACCGTGCTGATTGCGCGGAATGATATTTCCCAGCAGCAGGTGGATGCCATTCTTGATGGTATTGCCGCCCAGATCGAAGCCGATGGCGGTGCCGTGCGCAAGCGCGAGTACTGGGGCCTGCGCAGCCTTGCCTATCGTATCAAAAAGAACCGCAAGGGCCACTACGCTCTTCTGGGTCTGGAAGCACGTTCTGAACTGGTGAAAGAAATTGAACGCCAGCTCGCTCTGAACGAAGACGTTCTGCGTCTGCTGACACTGCGCGTTGAAGAAATCGACGAAACTCCGTCTCCGGTTCTGTCCCGCAAGGGTGATGACCGTGGTGACCGTGGCGGCTTCCGTGGTCCTAAGCAGGCCGGTGGTCGTTTCGAAAGTGGCCGTGGCCGTCGCAGCGGTGGTGAAGACCGCAGCAACGCTGAACAGCCAGCTGACAACGCAGCAGCGGAGTAA
- the rpsR gene encoding 30S ribosomal protein S18, with product MSDTMEVNPAARRPAVGARRPFYRRRKSCPFSGPNAPKIDYKDVRLLSRFLSERGKIVPSRITAVSAKKQRELAQAIKRARFLALLPYVVS from the coding sequence ATGTCTGATACAATGGAAGTAAACCCCGCCGCCCGTCGCCCGGCCGTGGGTGCGCGTCGTCCGTTCTACCGTCGTCGCAAGTCTTGCCCGTTCTCCGGCCCCAACGCGCCGAAGATCGATTATAAAGACGTGCGTCTGCTCAGCCGCTTCCTGTCCGAACGTGGCAAGATCGTGCCGAGCCGCATCACGGCGGTTTCCGCAAAGAAGCAGCGTGAACTGGCACAGGCTATCAAGCGTGCCCGCTTCCTGGCTCTGCTTCCCTACGTTGTAAGCTGA
- the rplI gene encoding 50S ribosomal protein L9, with protein sequence MAATEVILLQRVEHLGQMGDVVKVRPGFARNYLLPQGKAIRANDANRARFERERAQLEAQNIKRREEAERLSERMEGLAVILIRQAGDSGSLYGSVSTRDVAQAVTEAGFTISRQQVFLAHPIKSLGLYEVKIALHPEVVVPVIVNVARSEEEAERQARGEAASPEEEAEISGDDAVVEGELITDPAEIAEAEAAPAEANA encoded by the coding sequence ATGGCTGCTACAGAAGTAATCCTGCTTCAGCGCGTCGAACATCTGGGTCAGATGGGCGATGTGGTGAAGGTACGTCCGGGTTTTGCCCGTAACTATCTGCTGCCACAGGGCAAGGCTATTCGTGCAAACGATGCCAACCGTGCCCGTTTTGAGCGTGAACGCGCTCAGCTGGAAGCACAGAACATCAAGCGTCGTGAAGAAGCTGAACGTCTGTCCGAACGGATGGAAGGTCTGGCTGTCATCCTGATCCGTCAGGCTGGTGATAGCGGCAGCCTGTATGGTTCCGTCAGCACGCGTGACGTTGCGCAGGCTGTTACGGAAGCAGGCTTCACCATTTCCCGTCAGCAGGTTTTCCTTGCTCACCCTATTAAGTCTCTGGGGCTGTATGAAGTGAAAATCGCGCTGCACCCGGAAGTGGTTGTGCCGGTTATCGTTAACGTGGCGCGTTCTGAAGAAGAAGCAGAACGTCAGGCACGTGGCGAAGCAGCTTCTCCTGAAGAAGAAGCTGAAATTTCTGGTGATGATGCCGTTGTTGAAGGCGAACTCATTACCGACCCAGCAGAAATTGCTGAAGCAGAAGCTGCACCGGCAGAAGCTAACGCTTAA
- a CDS encoding SAM-dependent methyltransferase, whose translation MKQVLDRILQHFIADGQLQVRWPDGTTSLYKGRNPGPSAGVVLHNQAAVRAMVINPGLGFGEAYMDSHLDPLDCTLYNLLDVLMLNAMRPGGHVAERLASALRYVRRGWIQFNPIKRAQQNVAHHYDLDNRLYSLFLDKDWQYSCAYFRHGTETLDEAQEAKKHHIAAKLLLDRPGLEVLDIGCGWGGMALTLAKDYGAIVTGITLSQEQLAFARQRAKDEGLEGRVRFELLDYRNLHRRFDRIVSVGMFEHVGVGHYRQFFDVIKNALVEDGVALVHSIGRSDGPGTTNPWVNKYIFPGGYSPALSEVFAAVEPTGLWVTDCEILRLHYAKTIAIWRERFEAKRAEAVALYDERFARMFEFYLNAAELAFRVQGHMNFQLQLSRSISAVPFTRDYIAAAEKE comes from the coding sequence ATGAAGCAAGTTCTTGATCGCATTCTGCAACACTTTATCGCAGATGGTCAGTTGCAGGTGCGCTGGCCGGATGGCACCACAAGCCTTTATAAAGGGCGTAATCCCGGCCCTTCAGCCGGTGTGGTTCTGCATAATCAGGCTGCCGTGCGGGCAATGGTGATCAATCCGGGGCTGGGTTTTGGTGAAGCCTATATGGACTCTCACCTCGATCCGCTGGATTGCACACTCTACAATCTGCTGGATGTGCTGATGCTGAACGCCATGCGCCCCGGTGGCCATGTGGCAGAACGTCTGGCATCGGCTCTGCGGTATGTGCGCCGTGGGTGGATTCAGTTTAACCCAATCAAGCGTGCGCAGCAGAATGTGGCGCATCATTATGATTTGGATAACCGCCTGTATTCTTTGTTTTTGGATAAAGATTGGCAATACTCCTGCGCTTATTTCCGCCATGGCACAGAAACGCTGGATGAGGCGCAAGAGGCCAAAAAGCACCATATTGCGGCCAAGCTGCTGCTAGATCGGCCGGGTTTGGAGGTGCTGGATATTGGGTGTGGTTGGGGCGGTATGGCCCTTACGCTGGCCAAGGATTACGGTGCGATTGTTACCGGCATTACCCTTTCCCAAGAACAGTTGGCTTTTGCCCGCCAACGCGCCAAGGATGAAGGACTGGAAGGGCGCGTGCGGTTTGAGTTGCTGGATTACCGCAACCTGCACCGGCGGTTTGACCGCATTGTCTCGGTAGGTATGTTCGAGCATGTGGGCGTTGGGCATTACCGGCAGTTCTTTGATGTTATCAAAAACGCACTTGTGGAAGATGGCGTGGCCCTTGTGCATTCCATTGGTCGCAGTGATGGGCCGGGCACAACAAACCCGTGGGTGAACAAATATATCTTTCCCGGTGGGTATTCTCCAGCACTGAGCGAGGTTTTTGCCGCAGTTGAGCCTACTGGCCTGTGGGTAACGGATTGTGAAATCCTGCGCCTGCATTACGCAAAAACCATTGCCATCTGGCGTGAGCGGTTTGAGGCCAAGCGTGCGGAAGCTGTTGCGCTGTATGATGAACGCTTTGCGCGGATGTTTGAATTTTACCTTAACGCCGCCGAACTGGCTTTTCGTGTGCAGGGGCACATGAACTTCCAGCTCCAGCTTTCACGTTCTATTTCTGCCGTGCCGTTTACACGGGATTACATTGCCGCAGCCGAAAAAGAATAA
- the rsmA gene encoding 16S rRNA (adenine(1518)-N(6)/adenine(1519)-N(6))-dimethyltransferase RsmA has protein sequence MSAPLESLRDVIHRHGLDARKALGQHFLLDPGVTERIATLAGNLKGRHVVEVGPGPGGLTRALLNGPAESVTAVELDSRAVLVIQELAGFYPNRLKVVEADALKCDLTELCPAPRQIIANLPYNVATPLLIGWLRQGNAWERLTLMFQLEVAERICAAPNSQHYGRLAVLAQWCADCAIVMKLPPGAFSPPPAVWSAVASITPHAQQPEPALFKAMERVTAAAFGQRRKMLRGALKGLNGDKLLAAAEIDGTRRAETLDVAEFARLARAHFALSAQ, from the coding sequence CTGTCTGCCCCTCTGGAAAGCCTGCGCGATGTTATCCATCGGCACGGGCTGGATGCACGCAAAGCCCTTGGCCAGCACTTTCTGCTTGATCCGGGTGTAACAGAACGCATTGCAACACTGGCAGGCAACCTGAAGGGCCGCCACGTTGTGGAAGTTGGCCCCGGCCCCGGCGGGCTAACGCGTGCCCTGCTGAACGGCCCAGCGGAATCCGTAACGGCGGTGGAGCTTGATAGCCGCGCAGTGCTGGTTATTCAGGAACTGGCAGGCTTTTACCCTAACCGCCTCAAGGTGGTGGAAGCCGATGCCCTAAAGTGCGACCTTACAGAGCTATGCCCCGCACCACGGCAGATTATTGCCAACCTGCCTTACAATGTGGCCACACCATTGCTTATTGGCTGGCTGCGCCAAGGTAATGCGTGGGAACGGCTGACACTGATGTTCCAGTTGGAAGTGGCAGAACGCATTTGCGCCGCCCCCAACAGCCAACATTACGGGCGCCTTGCGGTGCTGGCCCAATGGTGTGCAGATTGTGCGATTGTTATGAAGCTGCCGCCGGGTGCATTTTCACCCCCTCCAGCTGTATGGTCTGCCGTTGCCAGCATTACACCTCATGCCCAGCAACCTGAGCCTGCTCTTTTTAAAGCAATGGAACGGGTAACGGCAGCAGCCTTTGGGCAGCGGCGCAAAATGCTGCGCGGTGCCTTAAAAGGCCTGAACGGTGATAAGCTTTTGGCGGCCGCAGAGATAGATGGCACGCGCCGCGCAGAAACTCTGGATGTTGCAGAGTTTGCCCGCTTGGCGCGCGCGCATTTTGCCCTATCGGCTCAATAA